The following proteins are co-located in the Plasmodium vinckei vinckei genome assembly, chromosome: PVVCY_11 genome:
- a CDS encoding rhoptry protein RHOP148, putative: MEDISTDQVKIQLDFLRKLDLFCIFKFIITNDIKIYNEKSYEILINIVNSYKIINIQESKNIFFENHKVYNKFFCNSKNLYKKNNKPKSNTYNHNFSNYTNENNNITTGFSTCSNSPNCLCGSSNLSNCNVHESDLEKKNENNCDIKKKRKNALYSNDSMFSKDLCNTTLFKIFKFPKNEKVIDYIKNDLCLDAFIKEPLNINLCFVKFDKNNNKKKKRKKTRRIKNELMQSHTNVYNSDSEILNKLFRNSCNCHDIKSGQNQILSSSFISNNVATATNSNITTNGTDINTSENILNTKNTFTETDKSLSDFSEIPSPLKIGEQSNICNNNCNPTTPNDLFYVPCTMSESESSLSHYSDSVYVEHKESETENDYPKKFEKSVEGSEKCDQACPQYYEKSFEKSFDKNFEKSFERNFAKSSDTNFNTNYGDHVKNNWDSKREIVRQNNNNVKMKNQYTSFKLPKYNSNIYNKTNNSNNIINNGNRENSITIVNSPYCDVTLCFSHFSQIHNILNRDPNGLRKIKMMLKKNIGTINISPFFINFDSNQIFKNICKSFKLTKYNYKERNIYDLINLCFSNSQSVDIVRTVFLNDLYKQELHKNENNHKKNYKKKYIYKKRKKENILEILDEQKRVYVLYFINRFLYSQKTPLSNLFKNFKQNQIKQSEDMSMENDPNYDELTIDYFIFLMIFENKIDHNFYKFIIKKIKDSKTIFSPITSEKSQTPDFNTIIKPINQKNEQLHNSNNYSPKQFLNEKISSGILSNISNPQTYIQDKFSDTNDVLESTTKYGTTNYESGYTTHDEIIKVENVSNSFEYTLMNASTLTSNTEVSLTSQDSTCLNYKMQNEDIKYKTKNNKNQNDDGEDEEYEEEIKCIKNKTEIENEIILLKHIRPFPTIYWLVNKNICGYISHLEKVNIIKNIENLINQKNEEFNLLRHFLIYDHLKYIIIRLRHINKKILLFFYMFFLNSDIFLKQYQDNKNIEDITIGTYINPFQIQPNILNIFLQIYQIDINTISEILRKINTLRIKGIGGILNFLTLKCLHLYFASHLSYPNTVGHILEEFFKS; the protein is encoded by the coding sequence atggaagaCATATCGACAGATCAAGTTAAAATTCAACTCGATTTTCTAAGAAAGTTAGATTTGTTTtgtattttcaaatttataattactaatgatattaaaatatataatgaaaaatcttatgaaatattaataaatattgttaattcatataaaataattaacatCCAagaatcaaaaaatattttttttgaaaaccATAAAGTATATAACAAATTTTTCtgtaattcaaaaaatttatataaaaaaaataacaagcCAAAGtcaaatacatataatcacaatttttcaaactatacaaatgaaaataataatattaccaCTGGATTTTCTACCTGTAGTAATTCACCAAATTGCCTATGCGGGAGTTCCAATTTAAGTAATTGTAATGTACACGAAAGTGAtctagaaaaaaaaaatgaaaacaattgtgacattaaaaagaaaagaaaaaatgcaCTCTATTCAAATGATTCAATGTTTTCAAAAGACTTGTGTAATACTAcattattcaaaatatttaaatttcctaaaaatgaaaaagtaattgattatataaaaaatgatctTTGTCTTGATgcttttataaaagaaccattaaatattaatttatgttttgtaaaatttgataaaaataataataaaaaaaaaaaaagaaaaaaaacacgacgaattaaaaatgaactAATGCAATCACATacaaatgtatataatagtgATTcagaaattttaaataaacttTTTAGAAATTCATGTAATTGTCATGATATAAAATCGGGACAAAATCAAATCTTATCATCAAgttttatttcaaataatGTAGCCACTGCCACAAACTCAAATATAACAACCAATGGAACAGACATTAATACAtcagaaaatatattaaatacaaaaaatacatttacTGAAACAGATAAATCCCTTTCTGACTTCTCGGAAATACCATCCCCCTTAAAAATTGGTGAACAAAGCAATATATGCAATAACAACTGTAATCCTACTACCCCcaatgatttattttatgtaccCTGTACAATGTCAGAAAGTGAATCATCTTTAAGTCACTATAGTGATAGCGTATATGTTGAGCATAAAGAATCTGAGACTGAAAATGATTATCCTAAGAAGTTTGAAAAAAGTGTAGAAGGTTCTGAAAAATGTGATCAAGCATGTCCacaatattatgaaaaatcttttgaaaaaagttttgacaaaaattttgaaaaaagcTTTGAAAGAAATTTTGCTAAAAGTTCCGacacaaattttaatacaaattatGGAGATCacgtaaaaaataattgggATAGCAAAAGGGAAATAGTAAGacaaaataacaataatgtgaaaatgaaaaatcaaTACACATCTTTTAAGCTACCGAAATATAACtcaaacatatataataaaacaaataacagtaacaatattattaacaatGGGAACAGAGAAAATAGTATAACTATTGTAAATAGTCCATACTGTGATGTCACATTATGTTTTAGTCACTTCTCTCAAATCCACAACATTTTAAATCGGGATCCAAACGgattaagaaaaataaaaatgatgttaaaaaaaaatatcggaactattaatatttccccattttttataaattttgatagtaatcaaatatttaaaaatatatgtaaatcttttaaattaactaaatataattataaagaaagaaatatatatgatcttataaatttatgttttagTAATTCTCAATCAGTAGATATCGTAAGGACAGTTTTCCTCAACGACTTATATAAACAAgaattacataaaaatgaaaataatcataaaaaaaattataaaaaaaaatatatttataaaaaaagaaaaaaagaaaatatattagaaatattagatgaacaaaaaagggtttatgttttatattttattaatcgATTTTTATACTCACAAAAAACTCCACTTTcaaatttgtttaaaaattttaaacaaaatCAAATTAAACAATCAGAAGATATGAGCATGGAAAATGATCCTAACTATGATGAACTAACAATcgattattttatttttctaatgatctttgaaaataaaatagatcataatttttacaaatttattatcaaaaaaattaaagacaGTAAAACTATATTCTCTCCTATAACATCAGAAAAAAGTCAAACCCCAGATTTTAACACAATCATAAAACCGATCAATCAAAAAAACGAGCAACTTcataattcaaataattatagCCCAAAACagtttttaaatgaaaaaataagttcAGGTATATTATCAAACATTTCAAATCCTCAAACTTATATACAAGATAAGTTTAGTGATACTAATGATGTTTTAGAGAGTACAACAAAATATGGTACTACAAATTATGAAAGTGGTTACACTACCCatgatgaaataataaaagttgAAAATGTATCAAATAGTTTTGAATATACTTTAATGAATGCTAGTACATTAACAAGTAATACTGAAGTGAGTTTAACTAGCCAAGACTCCACatgtttaaattataaaatgcaaaatgaagatataaaatataaaacaaaaaataataaaaatcaaaatgatgatggagaagatgaagaatatgaagaagaaataaaatgtatcaaaaataaaacagaaattgaaaatgaaataattttacttAAACATATTAGACCATTTCCAACAATTTATTGGCtagttaataaaaatatatgtggaTATATATCCCATTTagaaaaagtaaatattataaaaaatattgaaaatcttataaatcaaaaaaatgaagaatttaatttattacgacattttttaatttatgatcatttaaaatatattattataagatTAAgacatattaataaaaaaattttattatttttttatatgttttttttaaattctgatatatttttaaaacaatatcaagataataaaaatatagaagatATAACAATAGGTACATATATTAACCCTTTTCAAATACAAcctaatatattaaatatatttttacaaatatatcaaattgatataaataCTATTTCAGAAATACTTcgaaaaattaatacattGAGAATAAAAGGAATTGGAGGGATACTCAACTTTTTGACATTAAAATGTTTACATCTTTATTTTGCATCCCATTTGTCTTATCCTAATACTGTTGGCCATATATTAGaagaattttttaagtCGTAA
- a CDS encoding nucleoside diphosphate kinase b, putative: MEKSFIMVKPDGVQRGLVGVVIKRFERRGYKLIAIKIVNPTEEILKEHYKELSEQSFFQKLVDYISKGPVVAMVWEGMDIVKQGRKIIGETNPLNSSVGTIRGDFCLEVSRNAVHGSDSVASANREINIWFKAEELIQWKSHSNDWVYA; encoded by the coding sequence atggaaaaaagtTTTATTATGGTTAAGCCTGATGGCGTCCAAAGAGGATTAGTTGGTGTAGTAATTAAACGCTTTGAAAGGAGGGGATATAAATTGAtagcaataaaaatagtaaatcCTACTgaagaaatattaaaagaacATTACAAAGAGTTATCTGAGCAATCATTTTTCCAAAAGCTTGTGGATTATATAAGTAAAGGACCAGTTGTAGCTATGGTATGGGAGGGAATGGATATAGTTAAGCAaggaagaaaaataattggtGAAACAAATCCATTAAATAGTAGTGTAGGAACAATTCGAGGTGATTTTTGTTTAGAAGTTAGTAGAAATGCTGTACATGGTAGTGATTCAGTTGCTTCAGCAAATAGagaaattaatatatggtTTAAGGCTGAAGAATTAATTCAATGGAAAAGCCACTCTAATGATTGGGTGTatgcataa
- a CDS encoding signal recognition particle receptor subunit alpha, putative produces MIDVVNIFNKGGIVLWSYNFYEIEDNIIRTIIKTGLIEGQHEEFSNKYNKYYSKWKYVNDLDIVILIVYQGIQNSAYLDNLFNKIKKHFVKLIPKNFNVFDHDLPINFDKQFLKILEESDKAMERSTTDSGTKNSSNNKSEGGEGNEENDSEASGKRDNKKNKTKKNAREWELNKKITKKDIDKLDYSSKNENKNNPNEIVKFDEEFDDSSDSSTGENKNNIMSQLNDSIFKMFSSNNTIEESDIEQILQDIKTKLLSKNVAVGICDVLIENMKEKLIGKKKTIFSLNVKKTVSTIFSDTLQSILIPKDSVDVLRSALEAKSLGKLYSICFLGVNGVGKSTNLAKVCYYLKTKGNLKIMIAACDTFRAGAIEQLRIHAQCLDVHLFEKGYGKNAAAIAKDAISYAKKEKYDVILIDTAGRMQDNEPLMRSLGKLILINNPDLILFVGEALVGNDAIDQLKKFNQTLIDATCDTNKRTIDGIILTKFDTVDDKVGTALSMVYLTGRPIVFVGVGQKYTHLKKFNVNMVVKALS; encoded by the coding sequence ATGATCGACGTagtaaacatttttaataaaggAGGGATTGTGTTGTGGTCATACAACTTTTATGAAATTGaagataatattataaggacaattataaaaacagGTTTAATAGAAGGCCAACATGAAGAATttagtaataaatataataaatattattcaaaatggaaatatgtAAACGATTTAGACATTGTAATATTGATTGTATATCAAGGAATTCAAAATTCTGCATATCTTGACaacttatttaataaaattaaaaaacattttgtaaaattaattccaaaaaattttaatgtgTTTGACCATGATTTGCCAattaattttgataaacaatttttaaaaatattagaagAATCAGACAAAGCAATGGAAAGATCAACTACTGATTCGGGTACTAAAAATAGTtccaataataaaagtgaAGGAGGAGAAggtaatgaagaaaatgattCTGAAGCAAGTGGAAAAcgtgataataaaaaaaataaaacaaaaaaaaatgcaagaGAATgggaattaaataaaaaaataacaaaaaaagatattgATAAATTAGATTATTcatcaaaaaatgaaaataaaaataatccaAATGAAATTGTTAAATTTGATGAAGAGTTTGATGATTCAAGTGATTCATCAACaggtgaaaataaaaataatattatgagTCAATTAAATGattctatttttaaaatgttttcgTCTAATAATACTATTGAAGAAAGTGATATTGAACAAATTTTACAAGATATTAAAACTAAATTActttcaaaaaatgtagCTGTTGGAATATGTGATGttttaattgaaaatatgaaagaaaaattaataggaaaaaaaaaaactatattttctttgaatgttaaaaaaactGTTTCTACTATATTTTCAGATACTCTTCAATCTATTTTAATACCTAAAGATTCAGTAGATGTACTTAGATCAGCTTTAGAAGCAAAATCTTtaggaaaattatattccaTTTGCTTTTTAGGTGTAAATGGGGTTGGTAAATCTACAAATCTAGCAAAAGTTTGTTactatttaaaaacaaaaggtAATCTTAAAATTATGATTGCAGCTTGTGATACATTTAGAGCAGGTGCAATTGAGCAATTAAGAATACATGCACAATGTTTAGATGTTCATCTATTTGAAAAAggatatggaaaaaatgcAGCTGCTATTGCTAAAGATGCTATTTCTTAcgcaaaaaaagaaaagtatGATGTAATTTTAATAGATACAGCTGGAAGAATGCAAGATAATGAACCATTAATGAGATCTTTAggaaaattaattttaataaataatccaGATTTAATACTTTTTGTTGGAGAAGCATTAGTAGGAAATGATGCTATTGATcaacttaaaaaatttaatcaAACATTAATAGATGCTACATgtgatacaaataaaagaacCATAGATGGTATCATCCTTACAAAATTTGATACTGTCGACGATAAAGTAGGTACAGCCCTTTCTATGGTGTATCTCACTGGAAGACCCATTGTTTTTGTTGGTGTCGgacaaaaatatacacatttgaaaaaatttaatgtcAATATGGTTGTCAAAGCACTAAGTTAG